The following are encoded together in the Microscilla marina ATCC 23134 genome:
- the pseC gene encoding UDP-4-amino-4,6-dideoxy-N-acetyl-beta-L-altrosamine transaminase produces the protein MSFKIPYGRQHITEDDVQAVVAALKSDFLTQGPRILAFEQAFAQYVGAKYAVAVANGTAALHLCALAVGVEAGSKVITTPITFSASANCVGYCGGEVVFADVDPKTALLDIEKVKVLLEKSPKGTYQGIIPVDFAGYPINLEKFRQLADEYELWIIEDACHAPGGYFVDSKEQQQYCGNGLYADLAIFSFHPVKHIACGEGGMITTNDKVLYDQLVQLRSHGITKSPGLLRENHGGWYYEMHNLGYNYRLTDLQAALGVSQLQRADERIARRREIAEKYDKAFANTSVGVMPMPAQQGVHAYHLYVIQVNDRKGLYDDLRQHQIFAQVHYIPVHLQPYYTQFGWKAGDFPQAEQYYSRCLSLPMFPTLSNEEQDFVIEKVLKFCQ, from the coding sequence ATGAGCTTTAAAATACCCTACGGAAGACAACACATTACTGAGGATGATGTGCAAGCAGTAGTTGCTGCTTTGAAGTCAGATTTTTTGACACAAGGACCTCGTATTCTAGCGTTTGAACAAGCTTTTGCGCAATATGTAGGGGCAAAATATGCAGTGGCTGTTGCCAATGGTACGGCAGCTTTACATCTTTGTGCACTGGCAGTGGGGGTAGAGGCTGGCTCTAAGGTAATTACTACTCCTATTACTTTTTCAGCTTCTGCCAATTGTGTAGGTTATTGTGGTGGAGAGGTTGTTTTTGCAGATGTTGACCCAAAAACTGCCCTGTTAGACATTGAAAAAGTAAAGGTGTTATTAGAAAAAAGTCCAAAGGGAACTTATCAAGGAATCATTCCTGTAGATTTTGCTGGGTATCCAATCAATCTAGAGAAGTTCCGTCAACTTGCTGATGAGTATGAACTTTGGATTATAGAAGATGCCTGCCATGCTCCAGGGGGATATTTTGTAGATAGTAAGGAACAACAACAGTACTGTGGGAATGGACTGTATGCCGACCTTGCTATATTTTCATTTCACCCTGTCAAACATATTGCTTGTGGTGAAGGAGGCATGATTACTACAAATGATAAAGTTTTGTATGACCAACTGGTGCAACTTCGATCCCATGGCATTACCAAAAGTCCAGGCCTGCTTCGTGAAAACCATGGAGGGTGGTATTATGAAATGCACAACTTAGGCTATAATTATCGTTTAACTGACCTGCAAGCAGCTTTGGGGGTGTCGCAGTTACAAAGGGCCGATGAGAGGATAGCTAGACGCAGAGAGATTGCAGAGAAATATGATAAAGCATTTGCCAATACATCAGTAGGTGTGATGCCAATGCCTGCCCAACAGGGAGTACATGCTTATCATTTGTATGTAATACAGGTGAACGATAGAAAAGGCTTGTATGATGATTTGCGGCAGCATCAAATATTTGCTCAGGTGCATTATATTCCTGTGCATTTGCAACCTTATTATACACAGTTTGGCTGGAAAGCCGGCGATTTTCCGCAAGCTGAACAGTATTACAGTCGTTGTTTAAGTTTGCCTATGTTTCCGACCTTAAGCAATGAAGAACAAGATTTTGTTATCGAAAAAGTATTGAAGTTTTGTCAATAA
- a CDS encoding aldo/keto reductase: MSINKSKLALGTVQFGLDYGINNPKGQVSYEHIKAILMEAHQNGINLLDTAAMYGNSEAMLGNALQELQLSFKIVSKLPAEVTTGGVLPEVRQSLEKLQVAVLYGYLFHDFDTFKQNSALLEELVQAKKQGMVNKIGFSVYYPHQVEYLFDHHISFDLVQLPYNLLDQRFEYLFPVLKKQRIEVHNRSAFLQGLFFKDSQSLPVHFQSIESKINTLHELSQQHQIPLAALLLNFVQLQQNIDQVVIGVDAIAHLKDNLMSVDFLEKTRNIYSDLKQLKEDNEQIILPFHWK, translated from the coding sequence TTGTCAATAAACAAATCAAAGTTGGCTCTGGGTACAGTACAGTTTGGACTGGATTATGGCATTAACAATCCCAAAGGGCAAGTAAGCTATGAGCACATCAAAGCCATTCTTATGGAGGCTCACCAAAATGGTATCAACCTATTAGACACCGCCGCAATGTATGGCAACAGTGAAGCAATGCTAGGCAATGCTTTGCAAGAACTGCAGTTGTCTTTTAAAATAGTATCGAAATTACCTGCTGAGGTAACCACAGGTGGGGTATTGCCCGAAGTAAGGCAGTCGCTGGAAAAACTACAGGTAGCCGTTTTGTATGGTTATCTTTTCCATGACTTTGATACTTTTAAACAAAACTCTGCTTTGTTAGAGGAGTTGGTACAGGCAAAAAAACAGGGGATGGTTAATAAAATTGGATTTTCGGTATATTACCCTCACCAGGTTGAGTACTTATTTGACCATCATATTTCTTTTGATTTAGTACAACTTCCCTATAATTTGTTGGATCAACGTTTTGAATACCTGTTCCCTGTTTTGAAAAAACAAAGAATAGAGGTTCACAATCGTTCTGCGTTTTTGCAAGGCTTGTTTTTCAAAGATAGTCAGTCATTGCCTGTTCATTTTCAAAGCATTGAGTCTAAAATAAATACTTTGCATGAACTCAGTCAACAACACCAAATACCTTTGGCAGCATTGCTATTAAACTTTGTGCAACTACAGCAAAACATAGATCAAGTAGTGATTGGGGTAGATGCAATTGCCCACCTGAAAGATAACCTAATGAGTGTTGATTTTCTGGAAAAAACTCGCAATATTTACTCTGACTTGAAACAACTAAAAGAAGACAACGAACAAATTATTTTACCTTTTCACTGGAAGTAA
- a CDS encoding glycosyltransferase family protein, whose protein sequence is MVKNKVGIIIQARMGSSRLPAKIALKLPYSGELSVIEHIIARSKAVNPDYLIAVATSVNAENDLLAAMTSQQGVVLFRGDEEDVLSRYAAITQQYQLDTIVRLTGDNPCIDPVYIEKAIEEHATHKADYTYTQGLPLGMNVEVVSNTALQIAHEQGIDQNEREHVTYFVRQRPDQFVLHYPQVLSDEQDCAQYRLTLDTPSDYALMCLLYQQLYSHNHLFGFNEIMEFFKENPWVKAINQDVFQKNAYQSFEEEKADALELLAKNGFMYTIKHLKDA, encoded by the coding sequence ATGGTAAAAAATAAAGTAGGAATCATTATTCAGGCGCGTATGGGGTCGAGCCGCTTGCCTGCGAAAATAGCTTTAAAACTTCCTTACAGTGGAGAGTTATCTGTGATTGAACACATTATTGCCCGGTCCAAAGCTGTAAACCCTGATTATTTGATCGCAGTTGCTACTTCAGTCAATGCAGAAAATGACTTGTTGGCAGCAATGACTTCTCAGCAAGGTGTTGTACTTTTTAGAGGAGACGAAGAAGATGTGTTATCACGTTATGCTGCCATTACCCAACAATACCAACTTGATACAATTGTACGCCTTACAGGCGACAATCCCTGTATTGATCCAGTGTATATTGAAAAAGCCATCGAAGAACATGCCACTCATAAGGCAGATTATACTTATACTCAAGGGTTGCCACTTGGCATGAATGTAGAAGTAGTTTCAAATACCGCTTTACAAATAGCCCATGAGCAAGGGATCGATCAAAATGAAAGGGAACATGTTACTTATTTTGTGCGGCAACGCCCTGATCAATTCGTGCTTCATTATCCGCAGGTATTGTCTGATGAGCAAGATTGTGCCCAGTATCGGCTTACCTTAGATACCCCCAGCGATTACGCCCTCATGTGTTTACTTTATCAGCAACTATATTCTCATAATCATTTGTTTGGGTTCAACGAAATTATGGAGTTTTTCAAGGAAAATCCTTGGGTAAAAGCGATCAACCAAGATGTCTTTCAAAAAAATGCCTATCAATCATTTGAGGAGGAAAAAGCTGATGCATTAGAGTTGTTGGCAAAAAACGGTTTTATGTATACTATCAAACATCTGAAAGATGCCTAA
- the pseG gene encoding UDP-2,4-diacetamido-2,4,6-trideoxy-beta-L-altropyranose hydrolase, which produces MPKPIIYFRADGNSQIGLGHIVRSLALADMLCDNFDCIFLVQTPSEALQNQITEKHQLIAFENTDDYINEAKNIAEKLLHNAHITVLDGYNFKTEYQKIIRSSGCKLVCIDDLHAWHFVADVVINHAGGIHPSKYSCEPYTKLCLGTEYALLRQPFLKAAQQLRKREDLSKVFICFGGADTHNLTEKTIKACLEVDRLTEIHVVTGSAYTEQKALKKIVSTNKKLYFYQNLSAREMAALMAQCDLAVAPASSISYELCCVGIGLVLGTYAANQQGIFNFLIENQLAIPLGGFLEITQAGLTCLIENMLPEVVLKQIAGQKHYFQTPRLPKVFEKLLLAQNVETAKASIDDMELYFDWANDKETRKNAINSEPIIFEQHKQWFQTKLSDTNTFLYKFTYQDVSLGQVRFELIDKHLEIGYSVAPQFRGKGFGEIIMQMALKALVGHYDENISNLPDKIIALVKPDNQASTKVFEHLNFEFTGMQTIKGVNLNQYQKPIYRVYK; this is translated from the coding sequence ATGCCTAAACCAATTATTTATTTTCGCGCAGATGGCAACAGCCAAATAGGCTTGGGGCATATAGTACGTAGCCTCGCTTTGGCAGACATGCTATGTGATAATTTTGACTGTATATTTTTGGTGCAAACGCCTTCTGAGGCATTACAAAATCAAATTACCGAAAAGCATCAATTGATTGCCTTTGAAAATACAGACGATTATATAAATGAGGCAAAAAATATTGCTGAAAAACTCCTCCATAATGCCCATATAACAGTACTTGATGGGTATAATTTCAAAACTGAGTATCAAAAAATTATACGCTCCAGCGGTTGCAAATTGGTTTGCATTGATGATTTACATGCCTGGCATTTTGTGGCTGATGTAGTGATTAATCATGCAGGTGGTATACACCCAAGCAAGTATTCCTGTGAGCCTTATACCAAACTGTGCTTGGGCACTGAATATGCACTGCTTCGCCAACCTTTTCTAAAGGCAGCCCAACAATTGCGAAAGAGAGAGGATCTAAGTAAGGTTTTTATTTGCTTTGGAGGGGCAGATACTCATAATCTCACCGAAAAAACTATAAAAGCTTGTTTAGAGGTTGATCGGCTGACTGAAATTCATGTGGTAACTGGAAGTGCTTACACAGAACAAAAAGCCCTGAAAAAGATTGTTTCCACTAACAAAAAGCTATATTTTTATCAAAATCTGTCTGCCAGAGAAATGGCAGCGCTGATGGCACAATGCGATTTGGCAGTTGCTCCAGCAAGTAGCATATCTTATGAACTTTGTTGTGTAGGCATAGGGCTTGTTCTAGGTACGTATGCTGCCAATCAGCAAGGTATTTTTAATTTCCTGATAGAAAATCAGTTAGCAATCCCTTTAGGTGGGTTTCTTGAAATTACCCAGGCAGGTTTAACATGTTTGATAGAAAACATGCTTCCCGAAGTAGTCTTAAAACAGATAGCCGGGCAAAAGCACTATTTTCAAACACCTCGCTTGCCTAAGGTGTTTGAAAAGCTTCTCCTTGCTCAAAATGTTGAAACCGCTAAAGCCAGCATCGATGATATGGAATTATATTTTGATTGGGCAAATGATAAAGAAACCAGAAAAAACGCGATCAACTCTGAACCAATTATCTTTGAGCAACATAAACAATGGTTTCAAACAAAACTGTCTGATACTAACACTTTTCTTTATAAATTTACATATCAAGATGTTTCTTTGGGGCAAGTACGTTTCGAATTAATTGATAAGCATCTGGAAATAGGCTATTCTGTTGCTCCTCAGTTCAGGGGCAAAGGTTTTGGAGAAATCATTATGCAAATGGCCCTTAAAGCACTTGTTGGACATTATGATGAAAATATTTCGAATTTGCCAGACAAAATAATAGCCTTGGTAAAGCCTGATAATCAGGCATCTACAAAAGTGTTTGAGCATTTAAATTTTGAATTTACTGGCATGCAAACGATCAAAGGAGTAAATTTGAATCAGTACCAAAAACCTATCTATCGTGTTTATAAATAA
- the pseI gene encoding pseudaminic acid synthase, which produces MFINNFPIGNNHKPFIIAEMSGNHNQSLERALEIVDAAAEAGAHALKLQTYTADTMTIRGALTIEDKESLWHGEELHTLYQKAYTPWEWHRPIFERATEKGLIAFSTPFDASAVDFLEELNVLAYKIASFENNDLPLLKKVAATGKPVIMSTGVATLGMIEEAVNTLRTHGCKDLVLLKCTSTYPATPESTNLITIPHLAKMFNCTVGLSDHTMGIGAAIASVALGARVVEKHFTLRRADGGVDSTFSIEPEELKALVIESERAFLALGKVQYGVQNAEKNSLKYKRSVYAVKDIIVGDIFTYENIRVIRPGDGLPPKYYEILLGKASHKLIKAGTPLSFDILL; this is translated from the coding sequence GTGTTTATAAATAATTTTCCTATAGGCAATAACCATAAACCCTTTATCATTGCCGAAATGTCGGGCAATCACAATCAATCGCTCGAAAGAGCTCTTGAAATTGTAGATGCTGCTGCTGAAGCAGGTGCCCATGCTCTGAAACTTCAGACGTATACTGCTGATACAATGACTATCAGAGGGGCTCTTACTATTGAAGATAAAGAGTCCTTATGGCACGGTGAAGAGCTTCATACTTTGTATCAAAAAGCTTATACTCCCTGGGAATGGCATCGTCCAATTTTTGAAAGGGCTACAGAAAAAGGTTTGATTGCCTTTAGTACGCCTTTTGATGCATCTGCTGTTGATTTTCTGGAAGAGCTAAACGTGCTTGCCTACAAAATTGCTTCTTTTGAAAACAATGACCTTCCATTGTTAAAAAAGGTGGCAGCCACAGGAAAGCCTGTCATTATGTCGACTGGGGTGGCCACTTTAGGAATGATTGAAGAGGCAGTGAACACATTAAGAACACATGGGTGCAAAGACTTGGTTTTGTTAAAATGTACTAGCACTTATCCTGCAACTCCCGAAAGTACTAATCTGATAACTATACCCCATCTTGCCAAAATGTTCAACTGCACAGTTGGACTCTCTGACCATACCATGGGCATAGGGGCGGCTATTGCCTCGGTTGCTTTAGGAGCAAGAGTAGTAGAAAAACATTTTACTTTACGACGGGCTGATGGAGGGGTTGATTCAACATTTTCTATTGAACCTGAAGAACTAAAGGCGTTGGTAATAGAGAGTGAAAGGGCTTTTCTGGCTTTAGGAAAAGTTCAGTATGGAGTGCAAAATGCTGAGAAAAACAGTCTAAAATACAAACGTTCTGTATATGCAGTAAAAGACATAATTGTTGGCGATATCTTTACTTATGAGAATATCAGGGTGATTCGTCCTGGTGATGGTTTACCTCCTAAATATTATGAGATTCTATTGGGCAAAGCAAGTCATAAATTAATAAAAGCAGGCACACCACTAAGTTTCGATATATTGTTGTAA
- a CDS encoding methyltransferase domain-containing protein yields MKDKQLAFIKSLYNKGENIMSFLRGQNNKNSTEAILISYDFQAGTYIQYTNNHPDFNSNYTKHIAQTLADFAPSSILEVGVGEATTLANVLAKMEDSHIKSYGFDLSWSRIKYAYQYVNTKELKQSVFLSTGDLFQMPYLDNSIDIVYTSHSIEPNGGREKEALEELYRVAKKYVILLEPAYELANKEARQRMKNNGYVTSLHSTALSLGYKVLEYRLFDYCANPLNPTGLMIIEKSTEKNAITHPLACPVTRTSLSFDENAYFSKSSLLAYPILHGVPCLTPDDAIVATKFLNF; encoded by the coding sequence ATGAAAGACAAACAACTAGCATTTATAAAGTCTTTGTACAACAAAGGAGAAAATATTATGTCTTTTTTGCGAGGGCAAAACAATAAAAACAGTACCGAAGCTATATTGATAAGCTATGATTTTCAAGCAGGTACTTACATACAATACACAAATAATCACCCAGATTTTAACAGTAATTATACCAAACATATTGCTCAAACTCTTGCCGATTTTGCTCCCTCTTCTATACTTGAGGTAGGTGTAGGCGAAGCTACCACACTTGCTAATGTACTTGCTAAAATGGAAGATTCACATATTAAATCATACGGTTTTGACCTCTCCTGGTCACGTATAAAATATGCTTACCAGTATGTAAATACAAAAGAACTAAAGCAATCTGTATTTTTATCTACTGGCGATTTATTTCAAATGCCATACCTCGATAATTCTATTGATATTGTATACACCTCTCACTCTATAGAACCCAATGGAGGCAGAGAAAAAGAGGCGCTGGAAGAGCTCTACAGGGTGGCAAAAAAATATGTCATATTATTAGAGCCTGCTTATGAGTTGGCAAATAAAGAAGCCCGTCAAAGGATGAAAAACAACGGTTATGTAACTAGTTTGCATTCAACAGCCCTATCATTAGGCTATAAAGTGCTGGAGTATAGACTATTTGACTATTGCGCGAACCCTTTAAACCCTACTGGATTGATGATTATCGAAAAATCAACAGAAAAAAACGCAATAACTCATCCATTGGCATGTCCTGTTACACGAACAAGCTTGTCGTTCGATGAAAATGCCTATTTTTCCAAATCTAGCTTGTTGGCATACCCTATTCTCCATGGTGTGCCTTGCCTCACTCCTGATGATGCAATTGTAGCTACTAAATTTTTAAATTTCTAA
- a CDS encoding acyltransferase — protein sequence MKILKYLYFLLYLGKSALQYIKDTYLQYSIRQKLLFKGDFQIGKNVVINNYENFTPPVGGKIGDYSRILQVGFTGNIHRDQSITLGKGVIISRHVELTIWEHNHLIIKDHTSLQDNCKLLGGVTIERNCLLAPNVFMSSGNHYFSKNPFDLIKNQDKEVLSTEEGTLAHVKPIHVEEDCWIGLGSYVKRGVYIGRGAVVGAYTLVTRNIPPYSIQSGSPNTELKKRINFNPPTAIYAINELHWPYFYRGFAQQKTDRKESLKQNGLFAFEKALITLKKQVFSELKLNMFFSENFQPQLLAVKLNDVLLIQLHITSDKTEYIIPVPTEVYEKSIQNLSKFPDVLQKYHLFTFELMPKVNSSVSKYGVVSCEIY from the coding sequence ATGAAAATATTAAAATACTTATATTTTTTGCTTTATCTGGGAAAGTCAGCCCTTCAGTATATCAAAGACACTTATCTGCAATATAGTATTAGGCAAAAATTACTATTCAAAGGGGATTTTCAGATAGGTAAAAATGTTGTGATCAATAACTACGAAAATTTTACTCCTCCTGTTGGGGGTAAAATAGGTGATTATAGTCGTATTCTGCAGGTCGGGTTCACAGGAAATATTCACAGAGATCAGAGCATTACACTAGGTAAAGGAGTCATTATTAGTCGTCATGTAGAGCTCACAATATGGGAGCATAACCACTTAATAATCAAGGATCATACTTCACTTCAAGATAATTGTAAATTATTGGGAGGTGTGACCATAGAACGTAATTGTTTGCTTGCTCCCAACGTTTTTATGTCTTCTGGCAATCACTATTTCTCCAAAAACCCTTTTGATTTGATCAAAAACCAAGACAAGGAGGTATTGAGCACAGAGGAAGGTACTTTAGCCCATGTAAAGCCTATACACGTAGAAGAGGATTGCTGGATTGGGTTAGGCTCATATGTAAAGAGAGGAGTCTACATAGGTAGAGGCGCTGTTGTAGGAGCTTATACATTGGTTACCAGAAATATACCTCCTTATTCTATACAGTCTGGAAGCCCGAACACAGAGCTTAAAAAACGAATTAATTTTAACCCACCTACGGCCATTTATGCCATCAATGAGTTGCATTGGCCGTATTTTTATCGAGGCTTTGCTCAACAAAAAACTGACCGAAAAGAATCGCTCAAACAAAATGGTTTATTTGCTTTCGAAAAAGCCCTTATTACCCTCAAAAAACAAGTGTTTTCTGAATTAAAACTCAATATGTTTTTTTCTGAGAATTTTCAACCACAACTGCTTGCTGTTAAATTAAATGATGTCCTGTTAATTCAACTCCATATTACTTCTGATAAAACTGAATACATTATTCCAGTGCCAACAGAAGTTTATGAAAAATCCATTCAAAACCTCTCAAAATTTCCAGATGTTCTTCAAAAATATCATTTATTTACATTTGAGTTAATGCCAAAGGTCAACAGTTCAGTATCGAAGTATGGGGTTGTAAGTTGTGAAATATACTAA